Proteins from a single region of Nerophis ophidion isolate RoL-2023_Sa linkage group LG08, RoL_Noph_v1.0, whole genome shotgun sequence:
- the LOC133557989 gene encoding transcription factor Sox-9-A-like, producing MNLLDPYLKMSEEPDKCLSDAPSPSMSEDSAGSPCPSGSGSDTENTRPSENGLLRMEAALAEFKKDEEDKFPACIREAVSQVLKGYDWTLVPMPVRVNGSTKNKPHVKRPMNAFMVWAQAARRKLADQYPHLHNAELSKTLGKLWRLLNEGEKRPFVEEAERLRVQHKKDHPDYKYQPRRRKSVKNGQSESEDGSEPTHISPNAIFKALQQADSPASSMGEVHSPGEHSGSQGPPTPPATPKTDVSSGKMDLKREGGLSTSQRQLNIDFRDVDIGELSSDVISHIETFDVNEFDQYLPPNGHPGSVSGPGTPVAYTGSYSISSGAPVSPAAAAGAWMPKSQNQQGQQQPQHTLTTLGGSTGGSEAAQHRTQIKTEQLSPSHFSEQQGSPQHVSYSPFNLQHYSSSSYPAISRAQQYDFTEHQGGAPSFYSHAGAGQNSGLYSTFSYMSSPSQRPMYTPIADNTGVPSIPQSSPQHWEQAPVYTQLTRP from the exons ATGAATCTTCTCGACCCTTACCTGAAGATGTCGGAGGAACCAGACAAGTGTCTCTCTGATGCCCCGAGCCCGAGCATGTCCGAGGACTCCGCGGGCTCCCCGTGTCCGTCCGGCTCCGGTTCCGACACCGAGAACACCCGGCCGTCGGAGAACGGGCTGCTACGGATGGAAGCGGCTCTGGCCGAGTTCAAGAAGGACGAGGAAGATAAGTTCCCTGCGTGCATCCGCGAGGCCGTGTCCCAGGTGCTGAAGGGCTACGACTGGACTCTGGTTCCTATGCCGGTGCGCGTAAACGGATCTACCAAGAACAAGCCGCACGTCAAGAGACCGATGAACGCCTTCATGGTGTGGGCGCAAGCTGCGCGCAGGAAGCTGGCTGACCAGTACCCGCACCTGCACAACGCCGAGCTCAGCAAAACTTTGGGCAAACTCTGGAG GCTTCTTAACGAGGGCGAGAAGCGGCCGTTTGTAGAAGAGGCGGAGCGCCTCCGTGTGCAGCACAAGAAGGACCACCCGGACTACAAGTACCAGCCGAGGCGGAGGAAGTCGGTCAAGAACGGACAAAGTGAGTCCGAGGACGGCAGCGAGCCAACCCACATCTCCCCCAACGCCATTTTTAAAGCCCTGCAGCAGGCAGACTCCCCCGCCTCCAGCATGGGAGAAGTGCACTCACCCGGGGAGCACTCAG GCTCCCAGGGACCCCCAACCCCTCCCGCCACCCCGAAAACTGACGTCAGCTCAGGCAAGATGGACCTAAAGCGCGAAGGAGGTCTCAGCACCAGCCAGCGCCAGCTCAACATCGACTTCCGCGACGTGGACATCGGCGAGTTGAGCAGCGACGTCATTTCTCACATCGAGACCTTCGACGTGAACGAGTTTGACCAGTACCTCCCGCCAAACGGCCACCCGGGCTCCGTCAGCGGGCCGGGCACGCCTGTCGCCTACACCGGCAGCTACAGCATCAGCAGCGGCGCTCCGGTCAGCCCGGCGGCAGCGGCGGGCGCCTGGATGCCTAAAAGCCAGAACCAGCAGGGACAACAGCAGCCGCAACACACCCTCACCACCTTGGGCGGCAGCACCGGCGGGTCCGAGGCGGCCCAGCACAGGACGCAGATCAAGACAGAGCAGCTGAGCCCGAGTCACTTCAGCGAGCAGCAGGGCTCGCCGCAGCACGTCAGCTACAGCCCCTTCAACCTGCAGCACTACAGCTCCTCCTCCTACCCGGCCATCTCCAGGGCGCAGCAGTACGACTTCACCGAGCACCAGGGGGGCGCCCCCTCCTTCTACAGCCATGCCGGGGCCGGTCAGAACTCGGGACTCTACTCAACGTTCAGCTACATGAGCAGCCCCAGCCAGAGGCCCATGTACACGCCCATCGCTGACAACACGGGGGTGCCCTCCATCCCCCAGAGCAGCCCCCAACACTGGGAGCAGGCGCCCGTTTACACCCAGCTCACCAGACCCTGA